In Phaeodactylum tricornutum CCAP 1055/1 chromosome 21, whole genome shotgun sequence, the following proteins share a genomic window:
- a CDS encoding predicted protein, whose translation MGKQKRNKRRSNNKDHAKQGAPADATNPNGTTGPAIVQRIRHADARTRHAALCALLHTCNFASGAKCFHRSVLQAVRDSIMDVDLECALAAVAILTTTLQQEDSSSKMDPTVSAGWLVLLHGRLQSCATEVDQKDPKMSLPWLNLASCCLQCACVLVETNSLALERLVPESGLRTSELRDAFWPNVSSWLSQALQQAAGEEASVGTTEVSRVHSEHWETIAIWAARIFHSCWDDEEADGSLIQSWYRDQRQDAQATFQVLHRAAISRTHSIPVPCRLHAVGALLSVGKNPITLSSGTSFSARQEDVKFAKEDTWEPMLLDACMGVLRESLQWHESTASQLVQKLAYAHEAWKAQAQDAELEKSIISLQRRKNEPARQIARRLQQQPDNVDDSEQCEKGRGKLPVDRQDKETVYYEAEATWNQHIRGLQLALEITANLTSDAGAASYCHEDTVMTEDESSATSLDYQLTTSLLRHDVPMQLWRLLRPLTDYTLQVDSASLALVAETCGDLQSKAALCLGHVLANIPSWAPPDSLWTDLQTAVKRTTAMEGRQGLCACMVVYLRSRGYPSLQTLQPSDLQFLRSLILGHDYTPSDTVPRDAVCMMGLLLCSHQTHSAEVNEVFARTLLETNVNSGTSAILLAEILNTFMDVYGTDAHPAVFDNLNVLGFFQKSIPALKQKISIASSCSATRPEDLEVWKEAATNAARFVQYKKGYA comes from the coding sequence ATGGGAAAGCAGAAGCGCAATAAACGGCGTTCGAACAACAAAGACCACGCGAAGCAGGGCGCTCCGGCTGACGCCACCAACCCTAACGGCACAACGGGCCCAGCCATTGTGCAACGAATTCGACATGCCGACGCGCGGACCCGCCACGCTGCCCTGTGTGCTTTACTGCACACATGCAATTTTGCCAGTGGTGCAAAATGTTTTCACCGTTCTGTGCTGCAAGCAGTCCGTGATTCGATCATGGACGTGGACCTGGAATGTGCACTGGCGGCCGTAGCGATATTGACCACtactttgcaacaagaagacTCCTCGTCCAAGATGGATCCTACCGTCTCTGCTGGATGGCTTGTTTTGCTGCACGGCCGATTACAGTCCTGTGCGACAGAGGTAGATCAAAAGGATCCCAAGATGTCATTGCCATGGTTGAATTTGGCGTCGTGTTGTTTACAGTGCGCCTGTGTCCTGGTGGAAACCAACAGTTTGGCCTTGGAACGCCTTGTTCCCGAATCTGGCTTGCGGACATCCGAATTGCGGGACGCCTTCTGGCCGAATGTAAGTTCATGGTTATCTCAAGCTCTGCAGCAGGCCGCGGGAGAGGAGGCCAGCGTCGGTACGACTGAAGTTTCGAGGGTTCATTCAGAACACTGGGAAACAATTGCTATTTGGGCTGCTCGCATCTTTCATTCATGCtgggacgacgaagaagctgaTGGCTCTCTGATACAGTCCTGGTATCGCGACCAACGTCAAGACGCCCAAGCAACGTTTCAAGTTTTACATAGAGCGGCAATCTCGCGGACGCATAGTATACCCGTCCCTTGTCGCCTGCATGCAGTGGGAGCTCTCTTATCCGTTGGCAAGAACCCAATTACACTGTCTTCTGGGACGTCTTTTTCCGCGCGGCAAGAGGATGTGAAGTTTGCCAAAGAGGATACGTGGGAGCCCATGTTACTCGACGCATGTATGGGTGTACTCAGAGAGTCCCTACAATGGCACGAAAGTACCGCTTCTCAACTCGTGCAAAAGCTCGCTTATGCGCACGAAGCCTGGAAGGCTCAAGCACAAGATGCCGAACTGGAAAAATCCATCATTTCGTTGCAGCGTCGCAAAAATGAGCCCGCCCGACAGATTGCCCGTAGattgcagcagcaaccgGACAACGTTGACGATAGTGAGCAATGCGAAAAGGGCCGGGGCAAGCTTCCAGTTGACCGGCAAGACAAAGAAACAGTCTACTACGAAGCGGAAGCAACATGGAACCAGCATATCCGAGGACTACAACTAGCCTTAGAAATTACTGCTAACCTCACTAGTGATGCCGGCGCCGCGAGTTATTGTCACGAAGACACGGTTATGACGGAAGATGAGTCATCCGCTACCTCGTTGGACTACCAACTGACGACTTCCCTTTTGCGGCACGACGTACCAATGCAACTGTGGAGACTTCTACGACCGTTGACAGACTACACATTGCAAGTAGATTCCGCTTCCCTGGCGCTCGTAGCTGAAACATGTGGTGACTTGCAATCCAAAGCCGCTCTATGTTTGGGACACGTGTTGGCCAATATTCCATCCTGGGCGCCTCCTGATTCCCTATGGACTGATTTGCAAACTGCCGTTAAACGCACGACAGCGATGGAAGGTCGGCAAGGATTGTGTGCATGTATGGTTGTCTACTTGCGATCACGTGGATATCCTTCGTTGCAAACTTTGCAGCCTTCTGATTTACAGTTTCTACGATCTCTCATTCTTGGTCACGACTACACGCCCTCTGATACTGTTCCACGTGATGCTGTTTGTATGATGGGACTGCTGTTATGCAGCCATCAAACTCACTCGGCCGAGGTGAATGAAGTGTTTGCTCGGACTTTGTTAGAAACAAATGTAAATTCGGGGACTTCAGCCATATTGCTGGCAGAAATTCTGAACACATTTATGGATGTTTATGGCACGGATGCTCATCCAGCGGTCTTTGACAATTTGAATGTCTTGGGTTTTTTTCAAAAATCGATTCCGGCattgaagcaaaagatcTCCATTGCTTCCAGTTGTAGTGCTACTAGAccggaagacttggaagTCTGGAAAGAGGCGGCCACAAATGCAGCCCGGTTTGTGCAGTACAAAAAAGGATATGCTTAG